From one Bacteroides intestinalis DSM 17393 genomic stretch:
- a CDS encoding RagB/SusD family nutrient uptake outer membrane protein, with protein MRQNIFNAGIAFLFSCFVFSCNESSFLEEKPLDFLSPENAYNTYADYETALTGLYAKVRANFYNSDFVFFQETDVAKNARDNNNFMGNLKDWLTPQQAGVADVWDREYKLINNANTIISRIEGSSLNAEQKSQVAAEAKFFRAFGYRTLVYIFGGVPLVLEENVSPKTDFTRNSKEEVLKAMYDDFLEATTVLPDIHTVVDGKISNLVAKHYLAETCISLGLYDDAIRLASEVIDNPNTGLMKVRFGSHKSEEGDVYWDLFRRKNQNRKTSGNTEALWVIQMEPDVEGGYLTSTSYRPYYLERFAAPVTYSCTDPEGKKAFLSSNGRSDANVGGRGVSNMSNTHWWLYEVWGDDFSNDMRNSKYNVVRDAYYDLPTSKYYGKSIIAPETKSKLLEEQSWRWYPWPTKITTPGEHPEALYADPALKTLKSTAGATYLDQYMLRLAETYLLRAEAFLMKGDKEKAANDINEVRNRAHTSEVVASEVTIDYILDERARELVYEEFRRITLGRLGKYVERVRKYNTLNGPRVEDYHELFPIPYSAIEANKDAVLEQNPGYKN; from the coding sequence ATGAGACAGAATATTTTTAATGCAGGAATTGCCTTTTTATTCTCATGTTTTGTTTTCTCTTGTAACGAAAGCAGCTTTCTGGAAGAGAAGCCGCTGGACTTCCTGAGTCCGGAGAATGCCTATAATACATATGCCGATTATGAAACAGCCTTAACAGGTTTGTATGCGAAAGTACGTGCGAATTTCTATAATAGTGATTTCGTCTTCTTTCAGGAAACAGATGTAGCCAAGAATGCGCGTGACAATAATAATTTCATGGGCAATCTTAAAGACTGGCTCACTCCTCAGCAAGCTGGTGTGGCAGACGTATGGGATCGTGAGTATAAACTGATTAATAATGCCAATACCATCATCAGTCGTATAGAAGGTAGTTCACTGAACGCGGAACAAAAATCCCAAGTGGCTGCCGAGGCCAAATTTTTCCGTGCATTCGGTTATCGTACGTTGGTTTATATTTTCGGTGGTGTTCCGTTAGTGCTTGAGGAAAATGTCTCTCCAAAGACGGACTTCACCCGGAACTCGAAAGAGGAAGTATTGAAAGCTATGTATGATGACTTCCTGGAAGCAACAACTGTACTTCCTGACATTCATACTGTAGTTGATGGAAAGATTTCCAATCTAGTGGCAAAACATTACCTTGCTGAGACCTGTATATCGTTGGGACTCTACGATGATGCTATTCGTTTAGCTTCTGAAGTGATTGATAATCCCAATACAGGTTTGATGAAAGTCAGGTTCGGGTCTCACAAATCGGAAGAAGGAGATGTCTATTGGGATCTATTCAGAAGGAAAAATCAGAACCGAAAAACTTCGGGTAATACGGAAGCATTATGGGTAATTCAGATGGAGCCGGATGTAGAAGGTGGTTATCTGACTTCAACTTCTTATCGTCCCTATTATCTGGAACGGTTTGCCGCACCAGTGACATATTCATGTACTGATCCGGAAGGAAAGAAAGCTTTCCTTTCTTCGAATGGTCGTTCGGATGCCAATGTGGGGGGGCGTGGAGTTTCCAATATGTCAAATACCCATTGGTGGTTGTATGAGGTATGGGGCGACGATTTTAGCAATGATATGCGTAATTCCAAATACAATGTGGTACGTGATGCTTATTATGATTTGCCTACTTCCAAGTATTATGGTAAAAGTATTATTGCTCCTGAAACGAAGAGTAAACTTTTGGAAGAACAGTCTTGGCGTTGGTATCCGTGGCCAACTAAGATTACAACTCCGGGTGAACATCCTGAAGCCCTGTATGCCGATCCGGCACTGAAAACACTGAAATCGACTGCCGGTGCTACTTATCTGGACCAATATATGCTACGTTTGGCTGAAACCTATCTGCTACGGGCAGAGGCTTTTTTAATGAAAGGAGACAAAGAAAAGGCAGCAAACGATATCAATGAAGTAAGGAACCGTGCTCATACATCTGAAGTAGTTGCATCGGAGGTCACCATAGATTATATTCTGGATGAGCGTGCACGCGAATTGGTATATGAGGAATTCCGCAGAATTACGTTAGGACGATTGGGCAAGTATGTAGAACGTGTTCGTAAATACAATACGCTCAACGGACCTCGTGTGGAAGATTATCATGAACTGTTTCCGATACCTTACAGTGCAATAGAAGCCAATAAAGATGCTGTATTGGAACAGAATCCAGGTTATAAGAACTAA
- a CDS encoding IclR family transcriptional regulator, which yields MIQVIHRALSILEVIASSPKEDLSLSEIADSLQLNHGTCANILKTLVNRNYVEQIGAKKGYKLGYMAYQLTNSYTYYAELKEIAKPLIERLRDNINETVILSIIEGGKRILLYEAECTHEIQVRTTQESSVYKATTGRMILAHYSPKELNYFTGKYGLPDKESWPEIKNAQNLVAALTEIRAKEVEITSNANHVVSLATPIYKNKTIIASLGIYLPDIRFEEITKINIVEKLKETTFLLNKAIEEQE from the coding sequence ATGATACAAGTCATACATCGGGCCCTAAGCATTCTTGAAGTAATAGCTTCCAGCCCCAAAGAAGACCTAAGCTTGTCCGAAATTGCAGATTCACTTCAATTAAACCATGGAACATGTGCCAACATATTAAAAACATTGGTAAACAGAAACTATGTAGAACAGATAGGCGCAAAGAAGGGATACAAACTAGGCTATATGGCTTATCAATTAACCAACTCATATACCTATTATGCTGAACTGAAAGAAATCGCAAAGCCTCTTATTGAACGGCTTCGGGATAATATAAATGAAACGGTTATTCTCTCCATTATTGAAGGGGGGAAACGAATTTTATTATATGAAGCAGAATGTACCCATGAAATCCAGGTCAGAACCACCCAAGAATCCAGCGTTTATAAAGCTACTACCGGAAGAATGATACTAGCCCACTACTCTCCAAAGGAACTAAACTATTTCACAGGAAAATACGGATTGCCTGATAAAGAATCGTGGCCGGAAATAAAGAATGCACAAAATCTGGTTGCTGCCTTAACTGAAATTAGAGCCAAAGAAGTAGAAATCACTTCCAATGCTAACCATGTTGTCAGCCTAGCAACTCCTATTTATAAAAACAAGACGATCATCGCAAGTCTGGGGATTTACTTGCCAGATATTCGGTTTGAAGAAATTACTAAAATAAATATTGTCGAAAAACTTAAAGAAACAACATTTCTATTGAATAAGGCAATAGAAGAACAAGAATAA
- a CDS encoding GH39 family glycosyl hydrolase, with protein sequence MRNQINVLCHFLLLWVVSSCTHTPVSEGRVKTNLAVPYEAIGVLSPKSIHEVKNDLTLGCEVLDRDYADYHQYKEYIVPLGLKKIRLQAGWAKTEKIKGVYDFAWLDSIINDAVGRGIKIWLQASYGNPIYEGGGTPYLKGGWPTSEEGKTAWNRWVEAMALHYKGKVYEWEIWNEPDINKEQIKDYKSLTDLNIRTAEIIKRIEPDAKIAALALAFADAEFLEKCMQDFKERGKLELFDWISYHQYVFRPEDVYPKVEKMRQVIQKYSDHIKLWQGENGAPSKGYMGGALGAYQWSEVSQAKWALRRMLGDHGRDIATGIFSIADMNYGGNDAIKKKNVKGLLETNEQNQVVRAKVVYYAVQHLASVFDLLQHSVDVHRFEVKTDYPYSLFAYQDEKSELQSFLIWYDEATPTNFNQPTPVDVEVAGGKFKNPVWVDLLTGKVYKIPNGDISKHGDKYCFSNLPVYDSPIMVVDQSLIKYE encoded by the coding sequence ATGAGGAATCAAATAAATGTTTTATGTCATTTCTTGCTGCTTTGGGTTGTAAGCTCATGTACCCATACACCGGTTAGTGAAGGACGGGTGAAAACGAATCTTGCCGTACCGTATGAAGCGATCGGTGTACTATCTCCTAAAAGTATTCATGAGGTAAAAAACGATCTGACTTTAGGATGCGAGGTGCTGGATAGGGATTATGCCGACTACCATCAGTATAAAGAATATATCGTTCCTTTGGGGCTTAAAAAGATACGGTTGCAAGCCGGATGGGCCAAAACAGAAAAGATAAAGGGAGTTTATGATTTTGCCTGGTTGGATTCCATCATAAATGATGCAGTTGGACGTGGAATAAAAATCTGGTTACAGGCATCTTATGGGAACCCCATCTATGAAGGTGGGGGAACCCCCTATCTGAAAGGAGGTTGGCCTACTTCCGAAGAGGGAAAAACTGCTTGGAACAGATGGGTGGAGGCTATGGCTCTTCATTATAAAGGTAAGGTTTATGAATGGGAAATCTGGAATGAGCCGGATATCAATAAAGAACAGATCAAGGATTATAAGAGTCTGACGGACCTGAATATTCGTACGGCAGAAATTATAAAGCGAATAGAGCCGGATGCTAAGATCGCTGCTTTGGCATTGGCCTTTGCCGATGCAGAATTTCTGGAGAAATGTATGCAGGATTTTAAGGAACGCGGGAAATTGGAACTTTTTGATTGGATTTCGTATCACCAGTATGTGTTCCGGCCGGAAGATGTGTATCCGAAGGTTGAGAAGATGCGGCAAGTTATACAAAAATATTCAGATCATATCAAATTGTGGCAAGGTGAGAACGGTGCACCATCCAAAGGATATATGGGTGGAGCTTTAGGAGCTTATCAATGGTCGGAAGTCTCGCAGGCCAAATGGGCTTTGAGAAGAATGCTCGGTGATCACGGGCGGGATATTGCTACCGGGATATTCAGTATTGCAGATATGAACTATGGCGGTAATGATGCCATCAAGAAGAAAAATGTAAAAGGCCTGTTGGAAACTAATGAACAAAACCAGGTTGTTCGGGCAAAGGTGGTTTATTATGCCGTACAACATCTGGCTTCGGTGTTCGATTTGTTACAGCATTCGGTAGATGTACATAGGTTTGAGGTAAAGACGGATTATCCTTATAGTCTTTTTGCCTATCAAGATGAAAAGAGTGAATTACAGTCATTCCTGATATGGTACGATGAAGCTACTCCTACAAACTTCAATCAGCCTACCCCGGTGGATGTGGAAGTGGCCGGGGGAAAATTTAAGAATCCTGTATGGGTAGATTTGTTGACTGGTAAAGTTTATAAGATTCCTAACGGTGATATAAGTAAGCACGGAGACAAGTATTGTTTTAGCAATCTTCCGGTATATGATTCTCCGATTATGGTCGTTGACCAGAGCTTAATCAAATATGAATAA
- a CDS encoding RraA family protein has protein sequence MDNNLMKLEKLIEKLDRIDGIEFPISDQELCERYENLYTGAVNDVLREATLMDQALPITILPLQFEMRAAGIAFTIRSNPDPTVKGEMDIRAQMLDDMPKNCCVVWDAGNEDEAAHWGEVMTASAIARGARCAVVNGGLRDTIQVLRQDFPIFYRYRSSNGSLGRTKITGYNIPVRIGKVYIKPGDVIFGDVDGVVAIPRSIAYDVLLRAEAIKQQEREMRTWVHEGFSAQEMVKNGGYF, from the coding sequence ATGGACAATAATTTAATGAAGTTAGAGAAATTGATTGAGAAATTGGATAGGATAGATGGTATAGAGTTTCCGATTTCAGATCAAGAATTGTGTGAACGTTACGAAAATCTTTATACAGGAGCTGTAAACGATGTTTTGCGTGAAGCCACATTGATGGATCAAGCTTTGCCGATTACTATCTTGCCATTGCAGTTTGAAATGCGTGCGGCAGGCATCGCATTCACTATTCGCAGTAATCCGGATCCCACTGTCAAGGGGGAAATGGATATCAGGGCACAGATGCTGGATGATATGCCGAAAAATTGTTGTGTGGTATGGGACGCAGGTAATGAAGATGAAGCGGCTCATTGGGGAGAGGTAATGACAGCTTCCGCTATAGCCCGCGGAGCAAGATGTGCTGTGGTCAACGGTGGGCTGCGTGATACGATTCAGGTATTGAGGCAAGACTTTCCTATATTCTACCGCTACCGCAGTTCGAACGGTTCTTTAGGGAGAACCAAAATAACAGGATATAATATACCGGTTAGGATTGGAAAAGTTTATATAAAGCCGGGAGATGTCATTTTTGGTGATGTGGATGGTGTGGTAGCCATTCCGCGTAGCATCGCCTATGACGTATTGTTGAGAGCTGAAGCTATCAAGCAGCAGGAGAGGGAGATGCGTACTTGGGTACATGAAGGCTTTTCTGCTCAGGAGATGGTAAAGAATGGTGGCTATTTTTAA
- a CDS encoding mannonate dehydratase: MKLAWYLPTLPSVKWKIATQLGVEYAVAALPAERYYMKPWDFKALLYAKESLNDAGLKLEVIEPAPPHYKIKLGLPGRDEEIEIFKQVLRNMGALDIPVLCYNFMPQSGWYRTSFAKKGRGGALVTAFDSKLMQAAPQLTEAGTQTDIQIWDNYKYFMDKVLPVAEACKVKLALHPDDPPVPSLQGVSRIFRNVENFDKALELYPSDYNGITFCQGSFAAMNEDIPSLIRHFGRKIFFVHFRDIRGDADAFEETFHDEGQTDMKACMRAYKEIGFDGVIRTDHAPVMAGESGENPAYEMLGHIFATGYLKGLLEE, encoded by the coding sequence ATGAAACTAGCATGGTATTTACCTACTTTGCCATCGGTAAAGTGGAAGATTGCAACCCAATTGGGTGTAGAATATGCGGTAGCGGCATTGCCTGCCGAACGGTATTATATGAAACCGTGGGATTTCAAGGCTCTGCTTTATGCTAAAGAGAGTTTGAATGATGCAGGTCTAAAGCTTGAAGTGATTGAACCGGCTCCTCCCCATTATAAGATTAAGCTGGGATTGCCAGGCAGGGATGAAGAAATAGAGATATTCAAGCAAGTACTGAGAAATATGGGGGCTTTGGATATTCCTGTTTTATGTTACAATTTCATGCCTCAATCCGGCTGGTATCGCACCTCTTTTGCTAAAAAGGGGAGAGGTGGGGCACTGGTAACGGCATTTGATTCAAAATTGATGCAGGCAGCTCCTCAGTTGACTGAAGCCGGGACACAGACTGACATACAGATATGGGATAATTATAAATACTTTATGGATAAGGTATTGCCCGTAGCAGAAGCGTGTAAAGTGAAACTGGCTCTTCATCCGGATGATCCTCCGGTACCTTCCTTGCAGGGAGTGTCGCGTATCTTTAGAAATGTAGAGAATTTCGACAAAGCCTTAGAACTTTATCCCAGCGATTACAACGGGATAACATTTTGCCAAGGTTCTTTTGCAGCCATGAATGAGGACATACCTTCTTTGATAAGACATTTCGGTCGGAAGATTTTCTTTGTTCATTTTCGTGATATACGTGGAGATGCAGATGCTTTTGAAGAGACATTCCATGATGAAGGGCAGACTGACATGAAAGCCTGCATGCGTGCATATAAGGAAATTGGGTTTGATGGAGTGATCCGTACAGACCATGCTCCTGTTATGGCTGGTGAGTCAGGAGAAAATCCGGCGTATGAGATGCTGGGACATATATTTGCGACAGGATATTTAAAAGGTTTATTAGAAGAATAA
- a CDS encoding SusC/RagA family TonB-linked outer membrane protein — translation MKTKCYLLLCMFVCTTAFAQHGVKGKIVDAGTGESLVGVNVTVKNESSVGTISDLDGNYSLVVSKTATLVFSYIGYISQEIPVGEKNMINVSLVEDSKTLSEVVVIGYGTMKKSDLTGSVVKADLNVMKDSPNTSIMQSLHGTVAGLQIGQTNSAGEDPSIGVRGQTTINGSTSPLIILDGIIYGGRISDINPSDIESIDILKDASSKAVYGAKAANGVLMITSKKGKRAQKPKISYSGSWAFSNPTVDYRPLNREEWMQKVRDIEYESAYTKESGYLVPNPNWDFSKSQLNVQQLDGIENGTDFNWWDEAMQTGHLFTDMVNINGGSEHVSYFLSGSWTNQRGVVKNDKYKRTTFRANIDVQATSWLKVGTNTFFSVLDYSGESPNMNALIRMPAVVTPKDADGEWITNPNGTLTMNPFLEYMVENSDKRHQINTTVYGLVSIPWIKGLTYRLNYNYTLDAKNLYNYSRYEASQQGEASKQHDNSSVWLLDNIVNYTNSFGKHAINATFVYGASRQAYDNTLAKGQQYTSTVTGYNDLGQAIIQTIRSSAYKESNLYQMLRTSYNYDSKYLLTATLRRDGFSGFAENHKFGLFPSVGLGWVLSREAFLSEAEFMDNLKLRASFGVTGNQTSRYSSLAKVELNAGSKYVFGDGASTSIGSTVMRMSNKDLKWETTAEYNVGIDFSFFKERLTGSIDFYRATTKNLLWDVIIPTMTGFSSVRSNVGKLQNTGLEIVLGGTPVKTKDFQWNVRLNFSTNKNKVVSLLGQDTDGDGKEDDLVASGLFIGESLGTIYDYEVEGIWQLADKESGTIMKGFYPGTYKIKDQNGDGEITAGEDRVILGHKEPAYMMGISNDFSYKGFELRFFINTIQGGKNGYRSKIAKPDYIGKSIGNAENLSWLTAYDYWSPRNPNAKFATAWLSPTVDTNRMQNRSFVRLQDVSLSYNFDQRWTKKLGVSNLRLFISGQNLLTFTGWDGWDPEAGIGFTTDSYPVMRTYAFGIDLTF, via the coding sequence ATGAAAACAAAGTGTTATTTGCTACTGTGTATGTTTGTTTGCACCACGGCTTTTGCTCAGCATGGTGTAAAAGGCAAAATTGTGGATGCCGGTACCGGAGAGTCTTTGGTAGGCGTGAATGTTACGGTAAAAAATGAGAGTTCCGTAGGTACGATTTCCGATTTGGACGGAAATTATTCTTTGGTTGTTTCTAAAACTGCTACTTTGGTATTTTCGTATATAGGTTACATAAGCCAGGAGATACCGGTAGGAGAGAAAAACATGATTAATGTTTCATTGGTTGAGGATTCAAAAACCTTAAGTGAAGTTGTTGTGATTGGTTATGGAACCATGAAAAAATCAGATTTGACTGGTTCTGTGGTTAAAGCGGATTTGAATGTAATGAAAGATTCGCCGAATACAAGCATTATGCAATCTTTGCATGGAACGGTGGCTGGATTGCAAATAGGGCAGACCAATTCAGCTGGTGAAGATCCTTCAATCGGAGTGCGTGGACAAACCACTATTAATGGTAGTACTTCTCCTTTAATTATATTGGATGGAATTATATATGGTGGGCGCATTTCTGATATTAATCCGAGTGATATTGAATCCATTGATATATTGAAAGATGCGAGCAGTAAGGCTGTTTATGGTGCGAAAGCAGCTAATGGTGTATTGATGATTACATCTAAAAAAGGTAAAAGAGCTCAAAAACCGAAGATATCATATTCAGGTAGTTGGGCGTTCAGTAATCCGACAGTCGATTACCGGCCATTGAACCGGGAAGAATGGATGCAGAAAGTACGTGATATCGAATATGAGTCAGCCTATACCAAGGAATCCGGTTATTTAGTTCCAAATCCGAACTGGGATTTTTCCAAGTCACAACTGAATGTGCAACAGTTGGATGGAATAGAGAATGGTACAGATTTTAACTGGTGGGATGAAGCTATGCAGACTGGGCATTTATTTACTGATATGGTGAATATCAATGGTGGTAGCGAACATGTTTCTTATTTCCTTTCCGGTAGTTGGACCAATCAAAGAGGAGTTGTAAAGAATGACAAATATAAGCGTACTACATTCAGAGCTAATATTGATGTGCAAGCTACATCTTGGCTGAAGGTGGGTACTAATACTTTTTTCTCCGTTTTGGACTATTCCGGAGAGTCCCCCAATATGAATGCTCTTATTCGTATGCCGGCCGTAGTGACTCCCAAGGATGCGGATGGTGAGTGGATTACCAATCCGAATGGAACTTTAACTATGAATCCTTTCTTGGAATATATGGTCGAAAATTCAGACAAGCGTCATCAGATAAATACAACCGTTTATGGACTGGTTAGTATACCTTGGATCAAAGGATTGACCTATCGCTTGAATTATAATTATACGCTTGATGCCAAGAATTTATATAATTATAGTCGGTATGAGGCCAGTCAACAAGGAGAAGCATCAAAGCAGCACGATAATTCATCTGTATGGTTGCTGGATAATATTGTAAATTATACCAATTCTTTTGGTAAGCATGCTATTAATGCAACGTTTGTGTATGGTGCTAGCAGGCAGGCCTATGACAATACCCTGGCAAAAGGACAACAATATACTAGTACGGTAACTGGTTATAATGATTTGGGACAGGCTATCATACAAACCATACGTTCGTCAGCTTATAAGGAGAGCAACCTTTATCAAATGCTTCGTACATCTTATAATTATGATAGCAAATATTTGTTAACAGCTACATTACGTCGTGATGGTTTTAGTGGCTTTGCCGAGAATCACAAGTTCGGTCTGTTTCCTTCTGTTGGTTTGGGTTGGGTATTGTCTCGTGAAGCGTTCTTGTCCGAAGCGGAATTTATGGATAATCTCAAGCTCAGAGCTAGTTTTGGTGTGACGGGTAACCAAACTTCACGTTACAGTTCCTTAGCAAAGGTTGAACTGAATGCAGGCTCGAAATATGTTTTTGGCGATGGTGCAAGTACGTCCATCGGTTCTACTGTTATGCGCATGTCCAATAAAGATTTAAAGTGGGAGACGACAGCTGAGTATAATGTTGGTATTGACTTTTCCTTTTTCAAGGAGAGGCTGACTGGAAGTATAGACTTTTACCGAGCTACCACAAAGAATCTGTTATGGGATGTTATTATTCCGACGATGACCGGATTTTCCAGTGTACGCAGCAATGTGGGCAAGTTACAGAATACAGGTTTGGAAATAGTACTCGGTGGTACTCCTGTGAAAACAAAAGATTTTCAATGGAATGTCCGGCTGAATTTTTCAACGAATAAGAACAAGGTGGTTTCTTTACTGGGACAGGATACTGATGGAGACGGTAAAGAAGATGACTTGGTAGCCAGCGGACTGTTTATCGGAGAATCGTTGGGAACCATTTATGACTATGAAGTGGAAGGTATCTGGCAGTTGGCAGATAAAGAGAGTGGTACTATTATGAAGGGTTTTTATCCCGGAACCTATAAAATTAAGGATCAGAATGGCGATGGAGAGATTACGGCTGGTGAAGACAGGGTGATTCTAGGGCATAAAGAACCGGCTTACATGATGGGTATTTCCAATGATTTTAGCTATAAAGGGTTTGAATTACGTTTTTTCATCAATACCATTCAGGGAGGTAAGAACGGATATCGGTCGAAGATTGCCAAACCTGATTATATTGGAAAGTCGATAGGTAATGCCGAGAACCTGAGTTGGCTGACTGCCTATGATTATTGGTCACCAAGAAATCCGAATGCTAAGTTTGCAACAGCTTGGCTATCTCCTACCGTAGATACGAATCGGATGCAAAATCGCAGCTTTGTCCGTTTGCAAGATGTATCGTTATCCTATAACTTTGATCAGCGATGGACTAAAAAGTTAGGTGTGAGTAATCTGAGGCTTTTTATTAGCGGACAGAACCTTTTGACTTTTACAGGTTGGGATGGTTGGGATCCTGAAGCCGGTATTGGTTTCACCACAGACTCTTATCCCGTAATGCGTACTTATGCTTTTGGTATAGATTTAACTTTTTAA
- a CDS encoding sodium:solute symporter family transporter — protein sequence MELQLQELDYWAIGVYILLMAGIGLSFGWFIKDVGAYFKGNGTIPWVMATVTNFMGLFSTFVFVAYAGIAYEYGLVSVTVFWSTVPACIIGSLWLGGRWRRTGCVTPIEYLEQRYSFSVREIMTWVGLLVRLLDNMVRLYAIGVFITVVTPLSLEWAIIISGVIVTLFNIIGGIWTVTIMSTVQFVILILITCVLLPVSLREVGGIGGLYQQIPEKMTWFNGPKGAFFWLAIYYVMTMIKYNENWTFIQKFFCVKDEKAAKKMGVLTGILFLVFTPIFLIPAVASSLIVPELENPEMSYISVAIRLLPAGIMGIMFSSMFAATMSSLNAEYNVMSSVFTKDVYQRLFNTEAAEKRLLVVARWSTLVIGALITVGAIYIEGFGGAFEANKLFTGIFCIPIGIPLVLGIVSRKPNAKAAIITISAGIVVGIVLNALPEVDWEMATLIELIVCLVLYYLPVYGQMDMKDKVKVDELFDALSVNIDSKKVPSISSQYVKALMILLLVSLVVSGGLFIGMSIPNLHSMGGDLSLCAGILSLLLAVTLCVVYKLKIKK from the coding sequence ATGGAGTTACAATTACAGGAACTGGATTACTGGGCCATTGGTGTTTATATATTATTGATGGCAGGGATAGGGTTATCTTTCGGTTGGTTTATCAAAGATGTCGGTGCTTATTTCAAGGGAAATGGCACTATCCCCTGGGTGATGGCTACCGTTACCAATTTTATGGGATTGTTCAGTACGTTTGTCTTCGTGGCTTATGCCGGGATTGCTTACGAGTACGGGTTGGTCTCTGTTACGGTATTTTGGTCCACTGTACCGGCATGTATCATTGGCAGCCTGTGGCTTGGCGGACGTTGGCGGCGGACTGGTTGCGTCACTCCCATCGAATATTTGGAACAGCGTTATAGTTTCTCTGTTCGTGAAATAATGACGTGGGTAGGATTACTGGTGAGGCTGTTAGACAATATGGTGCGGTTGTATGCTATTGGTGTGTTCATTACTGTAGTCACTCCTCTGTCATTGGAATGGGCCATCATCATTTCGGGTGTAATTGTTACGCTGTTCAATATTATTGGCGGTATCTGGACTGTAACGATTATGAGTACGGTACAGTTTGTGATCTTAATACTTATTACCTGTGTACTGTTGCCCGTGTCCTTACGTGAAGTGGGAGGTATCGGTGGACTTTATCAACAGATTCCTGAGAAGATGACGTGGTTTAATGGTCCCAAAGGAGCATTTTTCTGGTTGGCAATCTATTATGTAATGACGATGATAAAATACAATGAGAACTGGACATTTATTCAGAAATTCTTTTGTGTGAAAGACGAAAAAGCAGCTAAGAAAATGGGAGTTCTGACGGGTATCCTCTTTTTAGTGTTTACCCCGATATTCCTCATTCCGGCTGTTGCTTCTTCTTTAATAGTTCCGGAACTGGAGAATCCGGAGATGTCCTATATATCGGTTGCCATTCGTTTGCTTCCTGCCGGTATTATGGGTATCATGTTTTCTTCGATGTTTGCGGCAACTATGTCTTCACTGAATGCCGAGTACAATGTTATGTCGAGTGTTTTTACAAAGGATGTATATCAGCGGTTGTTTAATACGGAAGCTGCTGAAAAACGCCTTCTGGTTGTGGCTCGCTGGTCTACATTGGTTATCGGAGCACTGATTACAGTAGGTGCTATCTATATCGAAGGGTTTGGAGGAGCTTTTGAAGCCAATAAACTGTTTACGGGAATATTCTGCATTCCTATAGGTATTCCTTTGGTATTGGGCATTGTAAGCCGCAAGCCGAATGCCAAGGCGGCTATAATTACGATCAGTGCTGGAATTGTAGTAGGGATTGTCTTGAATGCACTTCCCGAAGTGGATTGGGAGATGGCAACACTTATCGAGTTAATAGTTTGTTTGGTTCTTTATTATCTGCCGGTTTATGGGCAGATGGATATGAAAGACAAAGTGAAAGTGGATGAACTGTTTGATGCCTTGAGTGTGAATATAGACTCTAAAAAGGTTCCTTCCATTTCATCGCAATATGTTAAAGCACTGATGATATTACTGTTGGTATCTCTTGTTGTATCCGGTGGGCTTTTTATAGGAATGAGCATTCCAAATCTGCATTCTATGGGTGGAGATTTGAGTTTATGCGCCGGCATTTTGAGTCTTTTACTGGCAGTGACTCTATGTGTTGTTTATAAATTGAAAATAAAAAAGTAA